In Aristaeella hokkaidonensis, the following are encoded in one genomic region:
- a CDS encoding response regulator transcription factor produces the protein MKDKPCILVVDDDPNISRLEQLYLEKENYEVKVAADGNEAIDSFRKMPPDLVLLDVMLPGTDGYEVLKTIRKSGSIPVIMVTAKGETFDKVLCLELGADDYIVKPFDGKELVARVKAVLRRSRGSEEEQAGDLTFPGLTVSLKEYDVHYEGKRLEMPPKELEVLYFLASHPNQVFTREQLLSQIWGFDFFGDSRTVDVHIKRLREKLTDSEKYGWSLYTVRGIGYKFSTDR, from the coding sequence GTGAAGGACAAGCCGTGTATTCTGGTAGTGGATGATGATCCGAATATCAGCAGGCTGGAGCAGCTGTACCTGGAAAAGGAAAACTATGAGGTGAAGGTGGCTGCGGACGGAAATGAGGCGATTGACTCTTTCCGGAAGATGCCGCCGGATTTGGTGCTGCTGGATGTGATGCTGCCTGGAACGGACGGATATGAGGTGCTGAAGACTATCCGGAAGAGCGGCAGTATCCCGGTCATCATGGTCACGGCAAAGGGTGAAACCTTTGATAAAGTGCTGTGCCTGGAACTGGGTGCGGATGACTACATTGTGAAACCCTTTGACGGAAAAGAACTGGTTGCCCGGGTGAAGGCGGTGCTCCGCCGGAGCCGCGGCAGCGAGGAGGAACAGGCCGGGGATCTGACTTTCCCGGGGCTGACAGTGAGCCTGAAGGAATACGACGTACACTATGAAGGAAAACGGCTTGAAATGCCGCCGAAGGAACTGGAAGTGCTGTATTTCCTGGCGTCCCATCCGAACCAGGTGTTTACACGGGAACAGTTGCTGAGCCAGATCTGGGGTTTTGACTTTTTCGGAGACAGCCGGACGGTGGACGTGCACATCAAGCGGCTGCGGGAAAAGCTGACAGACAGCGAGAAATACGGCTGGAGCCTGTACACCGTACGGGGGATCGGGTATAAGTTTTCTACCGACAGATAA
- a CDS encoding sensor histidine kinase codes for MGGGETVFARIMAVVMAAILLTTVCLSAVWWLTLRNQQIDTRLDHLSSEAEGIAYLAGNLSGESLMDTMWDRDSETRTYLNRTAEKVSQEFNALIIVMDRNQNGMIYNAVSSGQEDPAFIDSLNSDDINAAMDRILNGEMIRMRSESGEAPMFTVGVPFTWGGKVNGAVFIRTRAQKIESGLGEILWRIVALTVVVMVLTGIVVFLFVRRRLKPLKQLETAAATIAEGDFSVQVDEKKGDRELRELSGAFNTMTHKLQGVEAGRREFVANVSHELRSPITSIKGFAEGMADGVIPAEEQPKYLRLVADESKRLSGLIDDLLALSRLERDDAKPEMTTFDINEMLRRAVIRRMNDLEAKEIDISCEFETDPCPVNADSDRIEQVVINLLDNAIKFTPEGGKIVLESAAAEGVVKVTVRDSGSGVAPEDRDKIFDRFFTADRAHTAGKGTGLGLSICKRIMDMHGQSIRLLDTDEGAAFQFTLERAEK; via the coding sequence ATGGGGGGGGGTGAGACTGTGTTTGCGCGGATTATGGCTGTGGTGATGGCGGCAATTCTGCTGACCACAGTCTGCCTTTCTGCGGTCTGGTGGCTGACATTGCGGAACCAGCAGATTGACACCAGACTGGACCACCTGAGTTCCGAAGCGGAGGGAATCGCCTACCTGGCCGGGAACCTGTCGGGCGAGAGCCTGATGGATACCATGTGGGACCGGGACAGCGAAACACGAACTTACCTGAACCGGACAGCGGAAAAGGTAAGCCAGGAATTCAATGCGCTCATTATTGTAATGGACCGGAATCAAAACGGAATGATCTACAACGCGGTATCTTCCGGCCAGGAAGATCCTGCGTTTATAGACAGCCTGAACAGCGATGATATCAACGCGGCAATGGATCGCATCCTGAACGGGGAAATGATCCGCATGCGTTCCGAAAGCGGAGAAGCCCCCATGTTCACAGTCGGCGTGCCTTTTACCTGGGGCGGAAAAGTGAACGGAGCGGTATTTATCCGGACACGGGCCCAGAAAATCGAATCCGGACTCGGGGAAATTCTGTGGAGGATCGTGGCGCTTACGGTCGTGGTTATGGTATTGACCGGTATTGTGGTATTCCTGTTTGTGCGCCGGAGGCTGAAGCCGCTCAAGCAGTTGGAAACAGCGGCGGCGACGATCGCCGAGGGTGACTTCTCCGTGCAGGTGGATGAAAAGAAGGGCGACCGGGAACTGCGGGAGCTGAGCGGAGCGTTCAATACCATGACGCACAAGCTGCAGGGCGTGGAAGCCGGACGGAGGGAGTTTGTGGCGAATGTGAGCCACGAGCTTCGCAGTCCGATTACAAGCATCAAGGGTTTTGCGGAAGGTATGGCGGACGGCGTGATTCCCGCGGAGGAACAGCCGAAATACCTGCGGCTGGTGGCGGATGAAAGCAAACGGCTGAGCGGGCTGATCGATGACCTGCTGGCACTGAGCCGGCTGGAGCGGGATGACGCAAAGCCGGAGATGACCACCTTTGATATCAATGAGATGCTCCGGCGGGCAGTCATCCGGCGAATGAATGACCTGGAAGCCAAAGAGATCGATATCAGCTGCGAGTTTGAGACGGATCCCTGTCCGGTGAATGCGGACAGCGACCGGATTGAGCAGGTGGTGATTAACCTGCTGGACAACGCCATCAAATTCACGCCTGAGGGCGGAAAGATTGTCCTCGAATCGGCAGCGGCGGAAGGCGTCGTGAAGGTCACGGTCAGAGACAGCGGCAGCGGCGTGGCACCGGAAGACCGGGACAAGATCTTTGACCGGTTCTTTACAGCGGACCGGGCGCATACCGCGGGCAAGGGAACGGGCCTGGGTCTGAGCATCTGCAAGCGGATCATGGATATGCACGGGCAAAGCATCCGCCTGCTGGATACAGACGAAGGAGCGGCTTTCCAATTTACTTTGGAAAGAGCGGAAAAATGA
- a CDS encoding shikimate kinase — protein MAVDKHLFLIGMQGCGKSSLGKRTAKETGVPFADTDAMVAQSAGGTVNEFFEKYGEETFRRAETNALAALTYARPMIISTGGGTVLNPVNRHIMRSWGTIVLIDRPLEDILSDIKLDRRPTLRDGGLAEVERVYHERLPIYRDLADITLRNDQGYHMAVYILTRLVRERL, from the coding sequence ATGGCAGTGGACAAGCATCTGTTTCTGATCGGCATGCAGGGCTGCGGCAAAAGCAGTCTGGGCAAGCGCACAGCAAAAGAAACAGGCGTTCCGTTTGCGGACACTGACGCCATGGTGGCTCAGAGTGCCGGTGGAACGGTGAACGAGTTCTTTGAGAAATACGGGGAAGAAACCTTCCGGCGGGCAGAAACAAACGCGCTGGCCGCGCTGACCTATGCCCGGCCGATGATCATCTCCACGGGCGGAGGCACGGTGCTGAATCCGGTAAACCGTCATATCATGCGGTCCTGGGGTACGATTGTGCTGATTGACAGGCCTTTGGAAGACATCCTGAGTGACATCAAGCTGGACCGGCGACCTACCCTGCGGGACGGGGGCCTGGCTGAGGTGGAACGTGTTTATCATGAACGGCTCCCTATATACCGCGACTTGGCCGACATCACCCTGAGAAACGATCAGGGATATCATATGGCGGTGTATATTCTTACCCGGCTGGTACGGGAAAGACTCTGA
- a CDS encoding amino acid kinase family protein, producing the protein MDYQFELVGKIGSMALIRQEDRDIDYNIFSRIGAELKPGMIWVTSGATEIGRLDYIKRTGCELSGDPDQDKADYAAQGQTILMQNYRQFVSPEYGIRQILVEHTHFNDPEKSEHIRSLLIRAARQKTIPIVNYNDPVSDEENRKMELAARREKGEEVHECVDNDETAAVIAGLVKAKTLVLMTSTEGIYQDRRDPSTLVRDVIGKTYEEVERKVRELQNACIGASRAGANGARAKLEYALSCVKGGTTVIIGHARHRLSDLKEGRVPCTRIGVDA; encoded by the coding sequence ATGGATTATCAGTTTGAACTGGTTGGCAAGATCGGCAGCATGGCGCTGATCCGGCAGGAAGACCGGGATATTGACTACAACATTTTTTCCAGAATCGGGGCTGAACTGAAGCCCGGCATGATCTGGGTGACCAGCGGCGCGACGGAAATCGGCCGGCTGGATTATATCAAGCGGACAGGATGCGAACTGAGCGGAGATCCGGATCAGGACAAGGCGGATTACGCTGCCCAGGGACAGACCATCCTGATGCAGAATTACCGTCAATTTGTTTCACCGGAATACGGCATCCGCCAGATCCTGGTGGAGCATACCCACTTCAATGACCCGGAAAAGAGTGAGCATATCCGCTCACTGCTGATCCGCGCCGCACGGCAGAAAACTATCCCGATTGTGAATTACAACGACCCGGTATCCGACGAGGAAAACCGGAAGATGGAACTGGCTGCCCGGCGGGAAAAGGGTGAAGAGGTTCACGAGTGCGTGGACAATGATGAAACGGCAGCGGTGATTGCCGGCCTGGTGAAGGCGAAGACCCTGGTGCTGATGACCTCCACGGAGGGGATTTACCAGGATCGCCGGGATCCCAGCACCCTGGTGCGGGACGTGATCGGCAAGACTTATGAAGAAGTGGAACGCAAGGTGCGGGAACTGCAGAATGCATGCATCGGCGCCAGCCGCGCCGGGGCAAACGGCGCCCGCGCCAAGCTGGAATACGCGCTGAGCTGCGTGAAGGGCGGCACCACGGTGATTATCGGGCATGCCCGTCACCGGCTGAGCGACCTGAAAGAGGGAAGGGTGCCCTGTACCCGAATCGGTGTGGATGCCTGA
- a CDS encoding serine hydrolase domain-containing protein yields the protein MDTTLLNGLRFFTRETVILEGVSAACGAGNRTVSAMDGAVREDSVFDLASVTKLFTGLCAMKLKEEGLLDPGRPVFSYDSRFRFLKDTTVWDLMTFAVTVRTPVRLDGCTDRESAMEALFASTAAPHEDVRRIYSDIPAMILKYVLEAAAGMSFMDCARKLVLEPAGMSETWSAVPPERRKDCQCYDREHRIENGQQILREGWKPGVPHDPKAAVLQGDTGDLCGHAGLFSTRGDMVRFCRAVLERKIVGEESLREMAVNRTGRKRTNGAWTQFLGIQCYVRHPDQYYSEIPCYMGKQAFGIGGFTGNHVSVDPEHDVFAVFLGNRVLNRLTVLVPEEGKTLADYGLNPDGTGFFRWNDGEVIPSSVKYVHQKDEHFHKSVAETLQLSLIAFNEE from the coding sequence ATGGACACAACCCTCCTGAACGGCCTCCGGTTTTTTACCCGGGAAACGGTCATCCTGGAAGGTGTTTCCGCGGCATGCGGTGCCGGAAACAGAACAGTGTCAGCCATGGACGGGGCTGTCCGGGAGGACAGCGTTTTTGACCTGGCCAGCGTAACGAAACTGTTCACGGGCCTGTGCGCTATGAAACTGAAAGAAGAAGGTCTGCTGGATCCCGGCAGGCCTGTTTTTTCATATGATTCCCGATTCCGGTTCCTGAAGGATACCACGGTGTGGGATCTGATGACCTTTGCGGTCACGGTCCGTACGCCTGTCCGCCTGGACGGGTGTACCGACCGGGAAAGCGCTATGGAAGCGTTGTTTGCATCCACAGCCGCGCCGCACGAGGATGTACGCCGGATCTATTCTGATATTCCGGCCATGATCCTGAAATATGTACTGGAAGCAGCAGCCGGGATGTCTTTTATGGACTGCGCACGGAAGCTGGTTCTGGAGCCGGCGGGCATGTCAGAGACCTGGTCCGCGGTTCCGCCGGAACGCCGGAAAGACTGCCAGTGCTACGACCGGGAACACCGGATCGAGAACGGGCAGCAGATTCTCCGGGAAGGATGGAAACCCGGGGTTCCGCATGATCCCAAGGCGGCGGTGCTGCAGGGAGATACGGGAGACCTTTGCGGGCATGCCGGCCTGTTTTCCACCCGAGGGGATATGGTGCGGTTCTGCCGGGCAGTGCTGGAACGGAAAATTGTCGGGGAGGAATCCCTGAGGGAAATGGCGGTCAACCGGACCGGACGGAAGCGTACGAACGGTGCCTGGACACAGTTCCTGGGAATTCAGTGCTATGTGCGTCACCCGGATCAGTACTATTCGGAAATACCCTGCTATATGGGGAAACAGGCCTTCGGAATCGGCGGTTTCACGGGCAACCATGTTTCCGTGGATCCGGAACATGATGTCTTTGCGGTCTTCCTGGGAAACCGGGTGCTGAACCGGCTGACGGTGCTTGTGCCGGAGGAGGGGAAAACCCTTGCGGATTACGGCCTGAACCCGGACGGGACCGGCTTCTTCCGCTGGAATGATGGGGAAGTAATCCCTTCCTCGGTGAAGTATGTGCATCAGAAGGATGAACACTTTCACAAATCAGTTGCGGAAACACTGCAGCTTTCGCTGATCGCTTTCAATGAAGAATGA
- a CDS encoding CtsR family transcriptional regulator, translating to MRLSDSIEQFIKELLNEESTEVELKRNELAEYFGCAPSQINYVLATRFSPDHGYLTESRRGGGGYIRIVRVVQAGSQRLMYLVNDRIGDSLGEEECLRLISQLKEQRIVTADEAALMASAVSTRALSVPVPDSLKNAMRAKMMKSMLMTIASRNRNQIQN from the coding sequence ATGCGTTTGAGCGATTCGATAGAGCAGTTTATCAAGGAACTTCTGAATGAGGAATCCACGGAAGTGGAGCTGAAACGAAATGAACTGGCGGAGTATTTCGGATGCGCACCGAGCCAGATTAACTATGTGCTGGCAACCCGCTTTTCCCCGGATCATGGTTATCTGACAGAGAGCCGCCGGGGCGGTGGAGGGTATATCCGGATTGTACGTGTTGTGCAGGCCGGGTCACAGCGGCTGATGTATCTGGTGAACGACCGGATCGGAGACAGCCTGGGAGAGGAAGAATGCCTCCGGCTGATCAGCCAGCTGAAAGAACAGCGGATTGTAACCGCGGATGAAGCCGCGCTGATGGCGTCGGCAGTCAGCACGCGCGCGCTGAGCGTTCCGGTTCCGGATTCGCTGAAGAACGCAATGCGGGCAAAGATGATGAAATCCATGCTGATGACCATTGCGTCACGGAACAGAAATCAAATTCAGAATTAA
- a CDS encoding ATP-dependent Clp protease ATP-binding subunit: MPIFGRFTQRAQQTLMLAQRIAAELQQPYVGTEHFLLALLKTGASVPEAVSARMSYDSVVAELREHLKEVGDPEEARSNRIELSPRAKKTLENSVLESHKLGQNYVTVEHIWLALLGNDDGVAGGLFRKAGVDLSAAREQLLRQMRENAGNEEAPRRMPGFPPFAPARGRNGNENNKSELEKYSRDLTAAAEKNELDPVIGRETEIQRIIQILIRRTKNNPVLIGEPGVGKSAVAEGLAQRIVQGNVPELLMGKRVMSLDIGSMVAGTKYRGEFEERLKNVMDELHKAGNVLLFIDEIHTIIGAGATEGSLDAANILKPALSRGEIQCIGATTLDEYRKHIEKDAALERRFQPVVVGEPTAEETLSILYGLRDRYEAHHKVRITDEALAAAVKLSDRYIPDRFLPDKAIDLMDEAASRVRIAACTAPPDVREQEKRLEAVVIEKKEAISHQDFEKAAALRDQERNLNREIEEKRAEWNRAQSTARDTVTEEDIAQVVSQWTGIPVSRMTEQEAQRLVRLEETLHQRLIGQEEAVSAVARAIRRARAGLKDPKRPIGSFIFLGPTGVGKTELCRALGEAMFGDEDSVIRLDMSEYMEKHTVSRLVGSPPGYVGYEEGGQLTEAVRRKPYSVVLLDEVEKAHPDVFNMLLQILEDGRLTDNTGRVVSFKNTILVMTSNAGAHVIGNGRTMGFGADQKGEARNYEAMKESVMKEVKEIFRPEFINRVDELIVFHSLNEDEIHKITELMLKQVADRLKEQEILLTWDPQVTEKLAKDGYDPKFGARPLRRLIQRTVEDTLSEELLEGHVQLGQEIRLTVKNDTIVPVGKKAVKKKADPETAAAVPEKEEDPVG; this comes from the coding sequence ATGCCTATATTCGGTCGTTTTACCCAGAGAGCCCAGCAGACACTGATGCTGGCCCAGCGGATCGCTGCGGAGCTGCAGCAGCCGTACGTCGGAACGGAGCATTTCCTGCTCGCCCTGCTGAAGACAGGCGCTTCAGTGCCGGAAGCGGTTTCCGCCCGGATGAGCTATGACTCCGTCGTGGCGGAACTGCGGGAGCATCTGAAGGAAGTCGGCGATCCGGAAGAAGCCAGGAGCAATCGGATCGAGCTGAGTCCCCGGGCGAAGAAGACGTTGGAAAACAGTGTGCTGGAATCCCATAAGCTTGGACAGAACTACGTGACCGTTGAACACATCTGGCTGGCCCTGCTGGGAAATGACGACGGCGTGGCCGGCGGCCTGTTCCGGAAAGCCGGCGTTGATCTGTCCGCCGCGCGGGAGCAGCTGCTCCGGCAGATGCGGGAGAACGCAGGCAATGAAGAGGCTCCCCGCAGGATGCCCGGCTTCCCGCCCTTTGCACCTGCCCGGGGCAGAAACGGGAACGAGAACAACAAGAGCGAACTGGAGAAATACAGCCGGGATCTGACGGCAGCCGCGGAGAAGAATGAACTGGATCCGGTGATCGGCCGGGAGACGGAGATCCAGCGGATTATCCAGATCCTGATCCGCAGGACGAAGAATAATCCTGTGCTGATCGGTGAGCCCGGCGTGGGCAAGAGCGCAGTGGCCGAAGGACTGGCACAGCGCATTGTGCAGGGGAATGTGCCGGAGCTACTGATGGGAAAACGGGTCATGAGCCTGGATATCGGCAGCATGGTAGCCGGTACGAAATACCGGGGCGAGTTTGAGGAACGGCTGAAGAACGTGATGGACGAGCTGCACAAGGCCGGAAACGTGCTGCTGTTCATCGATGAAATCCATACGATTATCGGCGCCGGCGCCACAGAAGGCAGCCTGGATGCCGCGAATATCCTGAAGCCTGCCCTGAGCCGCGGGGAAATCCAGTGCATCGGCGCGACCACGCTGGATGAATACCGCAAGCATATTGAAAAAGACGCCGCACTGGAACGCCGTTTTCAGCCGGTGGTGGTGGGCGAGCCGACAGCGGAGGAAACCCTGTCGATCCTCTACGGCCTGCGTGACCGGTATGAGGCGCACCATAAAGTACGGATTACAGACGAAGCGCTGGCAGCGGCTGTGAAGCTGTCTGACCGGTATATCCCGGACCGGTTCCTGCCGGACAAGGCCATCGACCTGATGGATGAAGCGGCCAGCCGGGTGCGGATTGCAGCCTGCACAGCTCCGCCGGACGTGCGGGAACAGGAGAAGCGCCTGGAGGCAGTGGTGATCGAAAAGAAAGAAGCCATCTCCCACCAGGACTTTGAAAAGGCTGCTGCCCTGCGGGATCAGGAACGGAACCTGAACCGCGAGATTGAGGAAAAACGGGCGGAGTGGAACCGGGCCCAGAGTACCGCACGGGATACCGTGACGGAAGAGGATATTGCCCAGGTGGTGAGTCAGTGGACCGGTATTCCGGTATCCCGGATGACGGAACAGGAAGCTCAGCGGCTGGTTCGCCTGGAGGAGACGCTGCATCAGCGGCTGATCGGCCAGGAAGAAGCAGTCAGTGCCGTGGCGCGGGCAATCCGCCGGGCACGGGCAGGCCTGAAGGATCCGAAGCGCCCCATCGGCAGCTTTATCTTCCTCGGACCGACCGGCGTCGGCAAGACTGAGCTGTGCCGCGCACTGGGCGAGGCAATGTTCGGGGATGAAGACTCGGTGATCCGCCTGGATATGTCCGAGTATATGGAAAAGCATACGGTTTCCCGGCTGGTTGGTTCTCCTCCCGGATATGTGGGATATGAAGAGGGCGGCCAGCTGACAGAAGCGGTTCGGCGGAAGCCCTACAGCGTGGTGCTGCTGGACGAGGTGGAAAAGGCACATCCTGACGTATTCAACATGCTGCTGCAGATCCTGGAGGACGGGCGGCTGACGGATAATACGGGACGGGTGGTATCCTTCAAGAACACCATCCTGGTAATGACCTCCAATGCCGGCGCGCACGTGATCGGCAACGGACGAACCATGGGTTTCGGTGCGGACCAGAAAGGCGAAGCCCGGAACTATGAAGCCATGAAGGAATCCGTGATGAAAGAGGTTAAGGAGATCTTCCGGCCTGAATTCATCAACCGGGTGGATGAACTGATTGTCTTCCACAGCCTGAATGAGGATGAGATCCACAAGATCACGGAGCTGATGCTCAAGCAGGTGGCGGACAGGCTGAAGGAACAGGAAATCCTGCTGACCTGGGATCCGCAGGTGACGGAGAAACTGGCGAAGGATGGTTATGATCCCAAGTTTGGCGCCCGGCCGCTGCGCAGGCTGATCCAGCGCACTGTGGAGGATACCCTGAGTGAAGAATTACTGGAAGGTCATGTTCAGCTGGGACAGGAAATCCGGCTGACGGTGAAGAACGATACTATCGTGCCTGTGGGTAAGAAGGCCGTCAAAAAGAAAGCGGATCCGGAAACAGCAGCCGCTGTGCCGGAAAAGGAGGAAGATCCGGTTGGCTAA